From the genome of Nasonia vitripennis strain AsymCx chromosome 1, Nvit_psr_1.1, whole genome shotgun sequence, one region includes:
- the LOC100122310 gene encoding broad-complex core protein isoforms 1/2/3/4/5 isoform X4, giving the protein MMDSSGTTPPAAPSYPGGDRQQFCVSWNSHQSNMHNAFPKLLSSEQFVDVTLACDGGSIKCHKVVLSACSDYLERLLLEIPCSHPIIFLRDMRMWELQALVEFMYRGEVYVEQQQLAKLMQAAEALQVRGLSTQGRDSNSGSSDNVSSHMNSNSTPAKPSPPKPTTATSSTASSAGAPDYPGCDDNQSNDDGSESDFLSSSALASTLPAGLAPTSGPQDPNAVNNPLSATNFMNMEHSEALQHLEKALSACEATLTETPGMVKMEPDEHQLLQQQEKPYSISAVPVGNCAPGSPFPAIEGYQRRQRRSEAELKQASDLVARGMTFQVASEKYNIPISTIRFYMARKGILQRRKRGRGSSQVGGTNSQPSSPASPPFHMMNFRLPESLNSSLQ; this is encoded by the exons ATGATGGATTCGTCCGGGACGACGCCACCGGCTGCGCCGTCCTATCCGGGCGGTGATCGGCAGCAGTTCTGTGTGTCATGGAACTCGCACCAGTCCAACATGCACAACGCCTTCCCGAAACTGCTCAGCAGCGAGCAGTTCGTCGATGTGACCCTCGCTTGCGACGGGGGTTCCATCAAGTGTCACAAGGTCGTATTGTCGGCCTGTAGTGACTATCTCGAGCGTCTGCTCCTCGAGATTCCCTGCAGCCACCCGATCATCTTCCTCAGGGACATGCGCATGTGGGAACTGCAGGCCCTCGTCGAGTTCATGTACCGAGGCGAGGTTTACGTCGAGCAACAGCAACTCGCCAAGCTCATGCAGGCGGCTGAGGCTCTACAG GTCCGTGGTTTGTCGACCCAAGGTCGGGACAGCAACAGCGGCTCGTCGGACAACGTGTCGTCGCACATGAACAGCAACTCTACCCCAGCAAAGCCATCGCCACCAAAACCCACAACCGCTACCTCGTCGACAGCCTCATCCGCGGGTGCGCCCGACTATCCTGGCTGCGACGACAACCAATCCAATGACGACGGATCTGAATCTGACTTCCTCAGCAGCAGCGCACTGGCGAGCACTCTCCCCGCTGGCCTGGCACCCACCTCTGGACCCCAAGATCCCAATGCAGTAAACAACCCTCTTAGCGCCACTAACTTCATGAACATGGAGCACAGCGAGGCGCTCCAGCACCTCGAGAAGGCTCTTAGCGCGTGCGAGGCTACTCTCACCGAAACCCCGGGCATGGTCAAGATGGAGCCTGATGAGCACCAGTTGCTCCAGCAGCAGGAGAAACCTTACTCCATCAGCGCCGTACCAGTCGGGAATTGCGCACCAGGAAGCCCGTTCCCGGCTATAGAAG GTTATCAAAGACGACAGCGACGATCTGAAGCCGAACTCAAGCAAGCTTCGGATCTGGTCGCGCGTGGCATGACCTTCCAAGTGGCCTCGGAAAAATACAACATCCCCATCAGCACAATTCGGTTCTACATGGCACGCAAGGGCATCTTGCAGAGGCGAAAGCGCGGCCGCGGCTCCAGCCAGGTCGGCGGTACCAATAGCCAGCCTAGCAGCCCCGCGTCGCCGCCCTTCCACATGATGAACTTCCGCCTCCCGGAGAGCCTCAACTCCAGCCTACAGTAG
- the LOC100122310 gene encoding broad-complex core protein isoforms 1/2/3/4/5 isoform X3: MMDSSGTTPPAAPSYPGGDRQQFCVSWNSHQSNMHNAFPKLLSSEQFVDVTLACDGGSIKCHKVVLSACSDYLERLLLEIPCSHPIIFLRDMRMWELQALVEFMYRGEVYVEQQQLAKLMQAAEALQVRGLSTQGRDSNSGSSDNVSSHMNSNSTPAKPSPPKPTTATSSTASSAGAPDYPGCDDNQSNDDGSESDFLSSSALASTLPAGLAPTSGPQDPNAVNNPLSATNFMNMEHSEALQHLEKALSACEATLTETPGMVKMEPDEHQLLQQQEKPYSISAVPVGNCAPGSPFPAIEGSYQRRQRRSEAELKQASDLVARGMTFQVASEKYNIPISTIRFYMARKGILQRRKRGRGSSQVGGTNSQPSSPASPPFHMMNFRLPESLNSSLQ; the protein is encoded by the exons ATGATGGATTCGTCCGGGACGACGCCACCGGCTGCGCCGTCCTATCCGGGCGGTGATCGGCAGCAGTTCTGTGTGTCATGGAACTCGCACCAGTCCAACATGCACAACGCCTTCCCGAAACTGCTCAGCAGCGAGCAGTTCGTCGATGTGACCCTCGCTTGCGACGGGGGTTCCATCAAGTGTCACAAGGTCGTATTGTCGGCCTGTAGTGACTATCTCGAGCGTCTGCTCCTCGAGATTCCCTGCAGCCACCCGATCATCTTCCTCAGGGACATGCGCATGTGGGAACTGCAGGCCCTCGTCGAGTTCATGTACCGAGGCGAGGTTTACGTCGAGCAACAGCAACTCGCCAAGCTCATGCAGGCGGCTGAGGCTCTACAG GTCCGTGGTTTGTCGACCCAAGGTCGGGACAGCAACAGCGGCTCGTCGGACAACGTGTCGTCGCACATGAACAGCAACTCTACCCCAGCAAAGCCATCGCCACCAAAACCCACAACCGCTACCTCGTCGACAGCCTCATCCGCGGGTGCGCCCGACTATCCTGGCTGCGACGACAACCAATCCAATGACGACGGATCTGAATCTGACTTCCTCAGCAGCAGCGCACTGGCGAGCACTCTCCCCGCTGGCCTGGCACCCACCTCTGGACCCCAAGATCCCAATGCAGTAAACAACCCTCTTAGCGCCACTAACTTCATGAACATGGAGCACAGCGAGGCGCTCCAGCACCTCGAGAAGGCTCTTAGCGCGTGCGAGGCTACTCTCACCGAAACCCCGGGCATGGTCAAGATGGAGCCTGATGAGCACCAGTTGCTCCAGCAGCAGGAGAAACCTTACTCCATCAGCGCCGTACCAGTCGGGAATTGCGCACCAGGAAGCCCGTTCCCGGCTATAGAAGGTA GTTATCAAAGACGACAGCGACGATCTGAAGCCGAACTCAAGCAAGCTTCGGATCTGGTCGCGCGTGGCATGACCTTCCAAGTGGCCTCGGAAAAATACAACATCCCCATCAGCACAATTCGGTTCTACATGGCACGCAAGGGCATCTTGCAGAGGCGAAAGCGCGGCCGCGGCTCCAGCCAGGTCGGCGGTACCAATAGCCAGCCTAGCAGCCCCGCGTCGCCGCCCTTCCACATGATGAACTTCCGCCTCCCGGAGAGCCTCAACTCCAGCCTACAGTAG
- the LOC100122310 gene encoding broad-complex core protein isoforms 1/2/3/4/5 isoform X2: protein MNVSLNSDSFIEDQMMDSSGTTPPAAPSYPGGDRQQFCVSWNSHQSNMHNAFPKLLSSEQFVDVTLACDGGSIKCHKVVLSACSDYLERLLLEIPCSHPIIFLRDMRMWELQALVEFMYRGEVYVEQQQLAKLMQAAEALQVRGLSTQGRDSNSGSSDNVSSHMNSNSTPAKPSPPKPTTATSSTASSAGAPDYPGCDDNQSNDDGSESDFLSSSALASTLPAGLAPTSGPQDPNAVNNPLSATNFMNMEHSEALQHLEKALSACEATLTETPGMVKMEPDEHQLLQQQEKPYSISAVPVGNCAPGSPFPAIEGYQRRQRRSEAELKQASDLVARGMTFQVASEKYNIPISTIRFYMARKGILQRRKRGRGSSQVGGTNSQPSSPASPPFHMMNFRLPESLNSSLQ, encoded by the exons TTAAACTCCGACTCGTTCATCGAGGACCAGATGATGGATTCGTCCGGGACGACGCCACCGGCTGCGCCGTCCTATCCGGGCGGTGATCGGCAGCAGTTCTGTGTGTCATGGAACTCGCACCAGTCCAACATGCACAACGCCTTCCCGAAACTGCTCAGCAGCGAGCAGTTCGTCGATGTGACCCTCGCTTGCGACGGGGGTTCCATCAAGTGTCACAAGGTCGTATTGTCGGCCTGTAGTGACTATCTCGAGCGTCTGCTCCTCGAGATTCCCTGCAGCCACCCGATCATCTTCCTCAGGGACATGCGCATGTGGGAACTGCAGGCCCTCGTCGAGTTCATGTACCGAGGCGAGGTTTACGTCGAGCAACAGCAACTCGCCAAGCTCATGCAGGCGGCTGAGGCTCTACAG GTCCGTGGTTTGTCGACCCAAGGTCGGGACAGCAACAGCGGCTCGTCGGACAACGTGTCGTCGCACATGAACAGCAACTCTACCCCAGCAAAGCCATCGCCACCAAAACCCACAACCGCTACCTCGTCGACAGCCTCATCCGCGGGTGCGCCCGACTATCCTGGCTGCGACGACAACCAATCCAATGACGACGGATCTGAATCTGACTTCCTCAGCAGCAGCGCACTGGCGAGCACTCTCCCCGCTGGCCTGGCACCCACCTCTGGACCCCAAGATCCCAATGCAGTAAACAACCCTCTTAGCGCCACTAACTTCATGAACATGGAGCACAGCGAGGCGCTCCAGCACCTCGAGAAGGCTCTTAGCGCGTGCGAGGCTACTCTCACCGAAACCCCGGGCATGGTCAAGATGGAGCCTGATGAGCACCAGTTGCTCCAGCAGCAGGAGAAACCTTACTCCATCAGCGCCGTACCAGTCGGGAATTGCGCACCAGGAAGCCCGTTCCCGGCTATAGAAG GTTATCAAAGACGACAGCGACGATCTGAAGCCGAACTCAAGCAAGCTTCGGATCTGGTCGCGCGTGGCATGACCTTCCAAGTGGCCTCGGAAAAATACAACATCCCCATCAGCACAATTCGGTTCTACATGGCACGCAAGGGCATCTTGCAGAGGCGAAAGCGCGGCCGCGGCTCCAGCCAGGTCGGCGGTACCAATAGCCAGCCTAGCAGCCCCGCGTCGCCGCCCTTCCACATGATGAACTTCCGCCTCCCGGAGAGCCTCAACTCCAGCCTACAGTAG
- the LOC100122310 gene encoding broad-complex core protein isoforms 1/2/3/4/5 isoform X1 yields MNVSLNSDSFIEDQMMDSSGTTPPAAPSYPGGDRQQFCVSWNSHQSNMHNAFPKLLSSEQFVDVTLACDGGSIKCHKVVLSACSDYLERLLLEIPCSHPIIFLRDMRMWELQALVEFMYRGEVYVEQQQLAKLMQAAEALQVRGLSTQGRDSNSGSSDNVSSHMNSNSTPAKPSPPKPTTATSSTASSAGAPDYPGCDDNQSNDDGSESDFLSSSALASTLPAGLAPTSGPQDPNAVNNPLSATNFMNMEHSEALQHLEKALSACEATLTETPGMVKMEPDEHQLLQQQEKPYSISAVPVGNCAPGSPFPAIEGSYQRRQRRSEAELKQASDLVARGMTFQVASEKYNIPISTIRFYMARKGILQRRKRGRGSSQVGGTNSQPSSPASPPFHMMNFRLPESLNSSLQ; encoded by the exons TTAAACTCCGACTCGTTCATCGAGGACCAGATGATGGATTCGTCCGGGACGACGCCACCGGCTGCGCCGTCCTATCCGGGCGGTGATCGGCAGCAGTTCTGTGTGTCATGGAACTCGCACCAGTCCAACATGCACAACGCCTTCCCGAAACTGCTCAGCAGCGAGCAGTTCGTCGATGTGACCCTCGCTTGCGACGGGGGTTCCATCAAGTGTCACAAGGTCGTATTGTCGGCCTGTAGTGACTATCTCGAGCGTCTGCTCCTCGAGATTCCCTGCAGCCACCCGATCATCTTCCTCAGGGACATGCGCATGTGGGAACTGCAGGCCCTCGTCGAGTTCATGTACCGAGGCGAGGTTTACGTCGAGCAACAGCAACTCGCCAAGCTCATGCAGGCGGCTGAGGCTCTACAG GTCCGTGGTTTGTCGACCCAAGGTCGGGACAGCAACAGCGGCTCGTCGGACAACGTGTCGTCGCACATGAACAGCAACTCTACCCCAGCAAAGCCATCGCCACCAAAACCCACAACCGCTACCTCGTCGACAGCCTCATCCGCGGGTGCGCCCGACTATCCTGGCTGCGACGACAACCAATCCAATGACGACGGATCTGAATCTGACTTCCTCAGCAGCAGCGCACTGGCGAGCACTCTCCCCGCTGGCCTGGCACCCACCTCTGGACCCCAAGATCCCAATGCAGTAAACAACCCTCTTAGCGCCACTAACTTCATGAACATGGAGCACAGCGAGGCGCTCCAGCACCTCGAGAAGGCTCTTAGCGCGTGCGAGGCTACTCTCACCGAAACCCCGGGCATGGTCAAGATGGAGCCTGATGAGCACCAGTTGCTCCAGCAGCAGGAGAAACCTTACTCCATCAGCGCCGTACCAGTCGGGAATTGCGCACCAGGAAGCCCGTTCCCGGCTATAGAAGGTA GTTATCAAAGACGACAGCGACGATCTGAAGCCGAACTCAAGCAAGCTTCGGATCTGGTCGCGCGTGGCATGACCTTCCAAGTGGCCTCGGAAAAATACAACATCCCCATCAGCACAATTCGGTTCTACATGGCACGCAAGGGCATCTTGCAGAGGCGAAAGCGCGGCCGCGGCTCCAGCCAGGTCGGCGGTACCAATAGCCAGCCTAGCAGCCCCGCGTCGCCGCCCTTCCACATGATGAACTTCCGCCTCCCGGAGAGCCTCAACTCCAGCCTACAGTAG